AGTCAAAGAAACTCTCCTGTAAACAAAGATACAAAAGGTAAAGAGGCTTCcaccatgataaaaacacacaagcacaacatACGACTCTTCTACAGTGAACAAAGTAAAATCACTGTTCTGCTTCCTTTCTCTTCATTGCCAACTAGTCAAAACTAGCCAAGGCAAACGCTTCAAGTCACAGATACAAGGCAAATACAAAAGCATGTGCAGACCTGCCATTGTCTACACGCTGTCTGTCAgagtgattattattttatagtcAGTGGGGGGTCCAACGGATCCCCCATACCAGACAGTGCTTTGTTCTCACTGCCAGTACTGAGCACTtgtaaacagacagaaacatcacACCCTCATTACAtctttttgtacatttgtaaGAAAGTATATTGGAAAAAGGAAtcttacactttttaaaaggaCACAGTGCTTTGTGACATTTAGTACTCGTATGTAAACTGCAAGTTTATAGAAAATCAGCTTAGTTACTTTGATCATCAGGGGGGAGGGAGATGATGCAGAATGCTCTTTGTAGTTACTTCATAAAGTCTGACCCCAGTCACAACTCATTTGAATAGTTCAAGTATTTTCATAAATTACCATTGCACTCGTACACGAGGCAGCAGCTGCGTTCTTCACACCACCTACAGAACATCTTAACAGAGTTTTAAATACCCGTAGTGGGTAAAAAAAAGTTTAGGGAGATCTTTAATggtaaagaaattaaaatgacattaattcTGCTGCACGATTACTACGAAAATCTTTACAGCTTTCCCATCTCACCCGTGTGTTGGCTTCACTACACCGGCTTCCTGTCAAATTTAAGGTTGAATTCAAAAAGCCTTCCAATTGGTTCTGGCTCCTTCGTAAATCAGTGATATCTGGTGTCCTAGCTAACAGGCTCCCTCTGGGAGTCAGATCAGAAGATCTCGTCTCAAAACGTGTTTATTTGCAAAGGAAATCTATTGACCTGGTTTGTTCTTTTAcaaattttaaatatttattcagatgctttttgttgttgttttttgcaattGTGAAGCATTTTGTACCCTGGTTTTAAAAAAGTTCTATTTATTTACTAATGATTATGTTAATATGATGTTCTAAACACAGGAAACATGtcttaattaaaaaacacaaataacatgagtaaaaaataaatgtgaattgtaatgacaataaataaaacgcCACTTGGTGTGTATTTCTCTTTATGACCTCCGTCAAGGATGTTATGTTTTCGGTTCGGTTTGTTCGttgcaggattacagaaaaactactggcttgattttcatgaaacttggtggaaaggTTGAAGTGTGGGGCAAGGAAGAACCCGTTGAATATTTGGAGCGGAGGTGGATACACGTATTATGTTTTACTTATGGAACCGGCCATGGCGGACGTCTGCGCTCGCCGACTGCCCTTTTAGTTTCCATTATTAATGATTAGTCAATAATGTAATCATCAATCATAAAGGTTCACACTTTCAGTGATACAACAATAAACTAATTACCTTCCGCTCACTCTGACAGAATCAAACATAACAACTCCTTTTGCATTTACCTCGGGGTGGGCCCCTTAGGAGTAGTGGTACCCTTAGGAGTAGTCGTACCCTTAGGAGTAGTGGGCCCAGCATTATTAGCACTGTTGGACGCTTTCGGTGTTGAGGGAGTGAGGGGGGCGATGCGTGGCTGGGTTGTGGAGGAGCTGGTGGGGGTGAGGGGGGTGATGCGAGGTTGGGGAGTAGAGGGTGCGCTTGTGCTTGCCGATGTTGGGGTCTGAGGTGCTGAAGGAGCTGTGTTTTTAGGGGTAGAGGGCTTCCCCCAGCCCTCCAAGGTGTTGAGGGTGATCCTACGGGGCTGAGGTTTAGACTTGGCACTCGGGgtgctcttcttctcctcagggGGGGTCACAGAGGGGGCGTCTTTGCTCAGGTTGGTTTGGGATGTGGAAGTCGGGGCTGAGCTTGGTGGCTGGGTCGAAGGAGAGGAGGTCCTTGCCGCCGCCGacttctttccctttttctcaACACCAGTGTTTGGGGTAAAGACCTCCAGGGTGGGGGGCTCTTTCAGCGGAGTGCCCAGCTCCCCAGGAGAGAAGGACAAGAAGGAGCAGTAGCCGTCTGTGGAGGACACAGCCAGGAAGGAACCGTCACGTGACCTAAAGAGGATATCATATTAATTTTCTGGTGTAGTGCCCATTGACCAGCTGGAGAAAAAGTCAACCAATCAGAGCTTAGTAGTTGAGATTAAGAACGGGGACATCGTCTTCCTACAGAGCTAGCTACATAAAAAGGGTGTGGAGGATATTAATACAGCTGTAAAAGATATCTGAAGTAACAAAAATAACTCTTATATTGACATACGTCTTTGGtcaatgtgaaaaatgtcaacCAGTTTCTGTTTCAACTGAAAGTAACGACCCTTTGTCTGAAAATTactattgtgtttttgtatgtagATATTCTTGTATAACTGTAAATGTACTTACGTgtaagacacagacacacacacacacacacacacacacacacacacacacacacacacacatacacacacacacatacaattaaTTCCCACAAATGACGActgttgaaaatgttgtttagCTATTCAAGAAAAGCCAATAGGCAATAGAAGGGAGCTCCAGTTTACCATGTTAGATCACTGAGTGTGTGGTAGTGGATGTTGGACACCAGGCCGAAGGGAAGGGTCTGCTGCGTGTCGTACAAGAAGATGGAGTCCTCGGACGCCACAGCAAACACCATGCGGTACGGCAGCTGGAACACGTTGGGAAAAGCCTGAACAGAACCATCTGTagaggagaaacagaggaagaatGAAGAAAACATGCAAGTAAAACGGAAGATCAAAATGGGAGGGCTTCATTATCATTCTTGGTGGTATCTAATTGAGCACATGTTCTTGCCTTCTTCAGTCTTGGTCCTGAGTTCAAAGTACACGGGGCAGCAACGCACAGCCAGTGTAGCTTTAGTTGGACACGGCAAGTGGGCGATAGGcctaaaacacacagacagagatttGTACATCAAATAGCAGCAAGAATACAGCAAACTCTGAAAAACTATAAATCCCACAGCATGTCACCTCTTGAGACTCTTCCTGGAAAAGATGTATGTGGTATTTATGATGTTTTCTCCGCTCTCCACACATCCAGCTGAGGTTAAAAAGGGTGACAACAGAAGATTGAAATGAGTTCATATGAACCATCTCAATTACTACTTTTCACCAATTACTGCCAGGTAAAAGCCACATATTTAGCACGCTGTGTACAGGTACCTGGAGCGAGTAAGAAAGACCCATCTGGTGTGAATGAAAGACGTCGGAAAAACGACCTCATGCTGTCATCGTGGAACATTCTGTGCTGCTTGACCTGCGAACATTAAGAGAAATGCAGCACTGagagcgtctgtgtgtgtgttacatgccTCACTCACTTGGCAGCAGATCTCTAAAGATATTACAGAGTACTTTCAGAATCTTAAGACAAAAAATATAGGGAAGACACATATTCAGAAGCGTCATAAAGACATTTAGTGAGAGCAGAGAGCTGGTTTCAAGTAGAATAATGTAAAAAGTCAAAATTAGATATCATGTTCATTGTACATGGCTAGTTCTGACAAAATTCATGATTTCATTTTAAGTCCATAGTCACATCTAAACACAATGGAGTGATTTCTACTGACCTCTCCCTCTGCAAGCGGCCCAGAGCTCATTTTACTGATACAGAAGGCTTTCTTCTTGGTGTGAGTGTTGTACACACGCATCACTCTGCAGGGGAGGACAAACAAGAACATCTTAAGCATCAAGCTGCTGAAGCACCGCTGTCGCTGACAAGCTAAGCAACagcaaatatattcatttaatgGAGATTAGACCCATAGTGAGGCAATGAGTGGTCTGAATCAAGATGTCTGAATCCATGTTCTACCTGTCACAGCTGAGGGTGGCTACATATTGCCCCAGAGGATCCCAGGTCACCCCCTGCACGTAGCTCTTATGGTCATTCAAGATAGACAGCTTCTGTCCTGAACACAGGAACAGTTGCAgacaacataataaatacaaagcCAAAATGAGATGTACTCGCACATATTTTACAGAATGCATGTGGATTTGAATCactaaaatactaaatataacaaatgaaccagaaagacagacacacaaacctttGTTGATGTCCCACATAATAGCAGTGTTGTCGACAGACCCAGACACCATGAAGTTTCCATCCCGTGTCCAGCAGATGTCATAGACGTCCTCTATGTGTCCcctaaaagacaaaagaaatggtATGAAATCTGTGTATTAACCACACTATTGCTACTTATTAACGTCAATCATGTTGCAAAATGGACAAAACAAGTAGATCTCCATATTCAGACAAATTTGAATTTTACTCGTAACACAGATTTTTCTTGTAATTCTGAAATGTTTGTCTGACCTTAGGGATTTTAAGATGCCGAGCAAgacattcacatactgtattcatgACATCCTGTATATGAATGCCAAGTAAGCAAAACTGTGCGATGCAGAAATCAGTGAGAAGATAAAATGTGATCTATGCAAAAACCGCTTCATTGTGGTTTTATAATACTGCAGGGCAGGATTTAAAAACTTGGTGGGAATCATTTTATCCTGTCTTGACAAATGCAAGGTGCTAGTAGAATTACAgtttaatttcaatttcaattgtgtttttaacaccttgacaaagaaaatgtaatacactttccacagcaaaacaaatgcacattatgACTATTAGGACgtacaataatttaaaaatacgactttaagacattttatgaccttaaattctgaaaatgtaattaaggaCTTTTTAAGGATTCTGTGGGAACCCCAAGTCTACCAGGAATGTGCACTTACATTATTGATTGTCTAACGCAGTGTGATGCCAGATTACACTGAATTGCTCTTCAGCACTAAGTTGAGCGAGGTTTAACTGTTTTTACAGGGCTCCACACTGTGACACCCAGTGGtcatatcaaaataaataaggGGCTGTCTTTTACCGCCTGGAGAACTTGAGGCGTGTCGGTCAGGACTGTGTGCCTAATCTTATGCCAACTCTCAAGGCCACCGAGGCAGGTTGCGCCTGACATTGCTAAGCGACCATAACCCGCTGTTTCCATCTCTGATCTGCGCCGTGTGTACCGGACCGCGGCACACGAATCAGGAGAGCAGAGGACATCATTGATTGTGTGAGATTTTAGCAGCACCACTCATAAAATGAAtataggggaaacactggacagATATCTACACAACAAAAAAATCTGCCGGCTGTGATTGGTTATTCCTTGTCACACGGCATTTGATGCGCGCTGCTGCGTTCCAAAAGTTAAAGTATTATAACTCAGGGTGCAGCCATCAAAAGGAAATTAAgaagaaacattcaaatattgTAACTCGATGGGATGGAAACTGGCAGAGTAGTGAACCAGAGTTGTTTACCTTAATGTCTTGACCACAGACCAGCTCTCCTTGTTGAGCAGAGCATCTTCATCCTCCTGGAACATGGGCATCTGCTCAGGCTCCTTAGAGTCATTGAGCTTCCACAGCAGAATCGCTGCATCTGtataaaacaacaactacaaTTACTAAAGGCTAATCTATTTTAAAATATCCGTTTTGTTTTAACATTACCTACTACTTTAAATTCCACATAAAcatcttccaccttagaaatatagctaaaatccgacaatttataaatcaaaaaggatgctgaaaaactaacccatgcttttatctcaagccgactcgattactgtaatgcactctttaccggcctcccaaaattAACaatggagagacttcagctcatccaaaacgctccagcgaggctgctgactagaaccaagaggagagaccacatcagtccagtgttagccgctctacactggcttccagtaacttttagaattgattttaaggtcatccttcttgtatacaaagccctaaacggaaccgcaccaagttacgctgccaactctctaatcaactatgtgcccccaaaaACATTACGGTCATCCACTACTGgcttattaaatgttcccagaaacatcaaaaagaaaattggggatgcagccttttacaattatgcaccaaagctatggaacactttacctgcggacattagggaggcaagctcgctcagtatcttcaaaagtaagctgaaaacatatttttttactttagccttttaatagtgccactttaaactaatttaaatgatttcattatgtgttgctatacctggtttaacattgaatgtgtaaaggtaacagataaatttcagagtgtgtatttttgaaaagcctgagttCAAATAGACGGTTTTACcacaggaaaaagaggaagtttctctgataaatgtgtattggagaaaaactggctttaactgaaggaagtaaaccagttgaaatgctacaggggcgcattgttgatctcatgctttcaaaatatggctctgacagtttaaaacgtTTACAAGaatgtgtgatgaatgtgatttcccggcagtagggtcgttaagtacggcacagatagggaaactaggcatgatttccaatgttattttaattctgctatttttatacaattttaattatgctatttttataatggtactttagagtcatttacatctacactgtgattattgtactgtaaatgatctgtctaatcttgtactaattgttatgtttttgctgtgaagcactttgggctgcaattattaTATGAAAGgtgatatacaaataaagcttattattattactactaccaGTTCCTTCTACATAGTAAGACTTAAAATCTTACAGAACACAAATTTAACCATGCATCTGTGTATTGAGTGCGACATACCATCTCCTCCTGAGGCAAGCAGCTCTTCATTGGGGCTGAAGCGCACCACGTTGACAGCCTTGGTGTGTCTAGTCAGATTAGACAGAAACTCCACCACTGCCTTCCCATCTGGGCCTGTGTCTACCCGCCACAGCTGCATCAACACGGGGACAAAAagtaattacacacacatacactctgtAAAAAGGCAGTGCCCTTATACAATCACAGCTGCAGGTAAATATAAacttgttaaaaagaaaaactatttcttTACTATGTAATATTTTGTAAGTAATTCAATTTTGGATCATGAAACTTAATTGTAAAATATGGCAGTTTGAGGAGGACCTGGTTTAAGGTATACTGCaactatttatttacaaatggtAGATTTGTAattgtgaaaaaaaacattgatttttttaagTCACATCAATTGATGCATGTTTGGTGGGACAAGGTTTGTAGAAAAAAACTGGTTATACATGTAAAAATCTGTAGTTTGGTGGATTCTGTGTTTGACACATTCATTGATTTAAAGTCCCGGAGAAAGCCCAATAATGTCCtattaagtaaaaaaacatGTGCACAGATTTACATCACATGGTCATTAAAGTGACTCTGGGTCAGACTGGTATGTTGTAGGTTTATCACTGCATTAACCCTCTGCACTCACTCGGACTGTGGTGTCCACTCCAGCTGTGGCCAGCCGATGAACGCGTCCATCTGAGCTGTGCTGGAAGTCCAGACTGTAGACTGGCTCCTTGTTGTGCCACGCAATCTCACACGTTACCACCTTCATTTTCTTATATGCAACACCGACCTCAGGAGgggaaaaaacataaaactattAAATGTGATACTTCTGACAGTTTCAAAAGGGCTGATATCGGCTAAGCAGCTAACACATAATTAACTTCACATACTGGGCAATATGGAGCCGGCATTACAGGTTACAGAAGAACATACATTAATAAAACAGCTAGTTTGACCACAATGACACTAGAAGCAAATGCTAACGTTACAACTAGCTAATAGTGTAAATTAGCACTTCATTTAGCGGGTTTGCTGGGATGATATGAGGCTAACGCTACGGACAAATGACAAAACTGGGTACATGTGTACATACGTATGCATGTTGGTTACAAATACAACCGAGTTACATGCGTTTATTCTTTCAAATGAAGTTATCTGGAAGTAAAGTAATCTTACCTCCTCTGTTGTCCAACTGAAGCGAGAAGTAATTTCCCGCGTACGATTCGTTCAAAACTTCCGGTCGAGTGAGCTGCAGCGATTGGACGAGCACGCGGAGGGGGCGGTGACTATCTTATACAGTACTATTAGAGTGGCGTTAAAGTatgtgtttggtttggtttcAATACATTTAATGGCAACACAATCAAagaatattgtattattaaccTAATCATTCTTTCATCAAAATCTCCAATCCACATTTAATAACTCCTAcctcatttattatatttgaaaatataaCCATAAAAACTTTCTCCTCCAAAAACATGGCTATCAAGACAGaacaatatgaataaataatgtccTCTGGCTTTGTATATTGTCCTCTGGCATTCAGTTTTGTTGTTCATTTTAGTGTGATTGATTGATATTACTTACAGTATATCTTCTGTATTTGATGTTctataataaataactttttgtgAAACAATAGACTTGTGTTAAATACTTTACGCGACCTTTTGGTAAATTCTCGCTTgtaaaacagataaataaaccATTACAAAGTTACAAGGTAGAAAActacctaaactaaactaaatgccCTTTCCCATTGAGAAAAATGATAGAAcagttgtttctttttaacCTGTAATGTGTAGTTTAAATGATGTAAATATTATGGAGACATTATGTGTGCCATTTGACTTTAGTTTAACGATCAATGCATAAATACACACTTTTCAGTGAAATGGGCTGAAAATGTATTGTTCCATGTTTTCTCTACACTGTTTGCTTTATTCAGTCCATATTTAACTCTTATTGGACTAGGATACTGGTATGTTCAAGAAAAATGTAACCATCTCATTTAATACACAGGATATTGACATATCCTGTGTACAGCCAGGGCCGTTTGGTTACATGACAACTTAAAATGGTCATAAATGACATTTGAAATCagcattcatgttttaatgtatatGTTGTTACTTTGTGTCTTCTCATCTTGTTGTGctcttgaataaatgtaatttgttctCTCTTGAAAAACACATCTTAATCTTTAATGAGGCGTCCTGAATAAACAAagatcaacacaacacacacacccatgatTTACATGCCTGTCAAACACTGACATCTATAGTAAGGCTTTGTATTCTTTCTGCCCGGAGACAAATAACTATTAGGTGGAGCGACAACATGGTCGCATATTAAACATTTCTCAACCAAGAAAGACCTGCTTAAGGAGTAATTAGTGGAAGTTTATTAATAACTCTTTCAAGTTAAGTTTCAGTTTGTGTGAAAATTGACAGCCCTACCTTCTGTTTATTCTTTCATAAGCGTTCACAAAGACACCAATGATTATGTGCGattaaacatttcatcacagagccaatataaaaatatatttgaaagagatatatacaaaatatgcttctgtcagctgtcagtgaaaataaatcagataCAGATACACAGTTTtctttggaaaacaaacaaaacagttaACTTCTATGATTCTACTTAAGAGCAAAGTGAATGGCCTTTAACGTTCATTAATATACTctgattgtattttttatattgctttaataagaaaattaaaaagtgCTAAGCAGCttatattgttacatttactgtattgCAATAACaactgtacacatgtatatatatttaaagttatCTACGACTTAATTTCCCAGGAATCTGTATTCATGATTTACAGGTGGGAGTGTGGCTCTTAATTCCAGGATCTGATGATCGGTTTATTCATTTGTTGCTCCGTCTCTCAGCTCCACCGGTGCGACGAACTCCCCGTTGGAGAGAACCTGGTCCAGGATCTCATCAATTACATTACACTCATAATTCACTTGGTCCAGGTCCAAAGCAGGCACGTAGGAGAGGAGAAGGCGCCCGATGTTGTGCCTCAGCTCAATCAAACTGATAGGAGTGGGAGAAACACAGAGCGGAAATCAGAGTTACGTCATTGTTCTACTGGGTTCATGAATCACATAAATCAGATAGTGATAATTCATGAAACATAAAAAGGAAAGTCATTTTCCAACACGCCAACCATTTGGATGTATCCGAGCTTGAATCTGTGCTTGAGCTCGCTGTCGCTCCTTCCTCCTGTGGATCGCCTTCAGTAGAACCAGTGGCTCCGTGTGGAGTTGTGCTTCTCTCTTGTGCGTtttccctctgctgctgctggctcaaCCGGAGCTCATCACACTGGGATGCCAGGTTTGCCTTTTCCTCCTCCAGACTGGTCAACTGGAGAGTGAACcacaggagaaaagaaaatgaataaaacaaaaggtaAACAAAAAATATACACGGGCTAGCAAATACATATGGAGCAGTATATATGGAGAGATTCAATTACGTTTCTTTATATggtatttgttgacaataaccaGTTTTGTACTTTAAGCTCCAAGTACAGCTAGAACACTGACCTGTGACTGCAGTTCATCACGCTCATTGTTTCTTTGATCCAGTTCCCGCATCAGATAGTCAACTTGCAATGCGATCTCATCCATTTCCTTTTCCTTACATTGGGAAGTACTGGGTTTGTTCTCAGCGGCAGCCAAGGAAACCTCTTTGTCCTTAATAAGTTCATCCACTTTCTGTTTGGCCTTCTCAAACAAATCTTTGTAATCCTTCCCGCCCTCAGTTTCCTCCGTCTGGCTGGCCTGGTCAGAACCCTCCTTCTTCACTTTGATCGGAGACAGCTCCTGCAGTCTGCTCTGCAGGTCTTGCAGTTGGCAGGTAAGGCTACGGACCTGCTCTTTAAAGGAGTCTCTCTCCTGAGCGGTATCCTTCATAAGCTCTAGAAGCTGGTCCTGCTGTTCCTGTGCCTCAATCACACCGGGATAGTAAAGTGGAGGGTCATTACCAACACAGGAAGGTCCCGCGTCTTCGTCACTATCCAGATGACGTGTCACTCCGTTCTGCAAGGTCTGCTTTCCTTGATTCTCACGGTGAGCCGCTCCACTGCTCTCTGACTTATTTACACTTTGCTCAACATTGCAGACGCTGACGGCCACATCTGTAGTCTGTGCTCTACCACTCTGATTAGATGTACTCTGCCCTGCTCGCTCCTCCCCTTCATTTTGAATGTGgtcctcctcttcattcttTACTTTGCTTACTTCTGTCTGGGTGGTGCTGGTGGTCACCTCTGAAGGGCGTGCTCGGGAGCGACTGGCTCCCACAGCTCCGGAGCCCGTCCCTCCAACATTCATCTCTGAGGCGtcatcaacagcagcatcaTCGCTGCACTCCAACTGCATGCCGACGTTAGCATCACTTtgctctccttctgtcttcactTTAGTCGGGTCAAAGCGTGACGTCTTTGGCTTGGGGCTACTGACAATCTCCATAATGAAAATGTCATCATCAGTATCATCTTCTTTATTGTCATCGAGCACTGATGGGGAGCTCAGTGGGCGCACGTCTATTAAATTGGATGTATCTAATTTGCCCCGTTGGAAGCCATTAACTTTAGGTCTTTTGGGCGTTACTTGTGGAGAAGCAGGCCGTGTTCTTTTCCCCCTGCAGTGCACACAAAGCACAATTAGTATGCTTCTTAAACAAAGTCAAATGGATACATTTAAGCtcacaaacaacagaaaaatccTACCTCAGGGGGCCTTCTGACAGTgagcacacactgtaaataattGGAAGAGCATCGCTACTGGATGGGCTGCAAgctagagagaaagaaaacagacatttttaattcttgaaaacttacacacacacacacacacacacacacacacacacacacacacacacacacacacacacacacacacacacacacacacacacacacacacacacacacacacacacacacacacacacacacacacacaccagcttgTGAAAGCGTGGAGGTCCTCAGTGGAGAGGATGCAGCCCTCGCAGCACCCCCTCGTGGTGACACGGTGTTAAACCTACTCCTTGGGGTAGTGGGGGTGGAGGGGGAAGCGACACTCTGTCAACAAGAACAAATAGtaaaacgttttgtttttttccttctgtaTAACACAATCATTATCTTTAGTAAAATGGCATCAACTTTAGTCATCACTCCCAACCTGCAGCGGTCCTTTGGCCTGTTTCTTCTTGCTGAGATTAGCCAAACGCTGCACTTCCTGTTGCATTCGAGTCTCCTCAACCTAGGAAAAAATCAATTCACAAAAGCTCTATTAAGTGTTAACTACTTTGGAACAGAAACCAATACTTCacaggaaaacaaatatttggtaCCATGTGGAGGAAACGGCAAACGCATGCAGAAGAATGTGTCCTTACCTTTTGTCTTTCCtcttgaatgtttttttcttctctctgtctgtaaaGAATACATCACAGAAGTAGGGTAAGGCAAGTCACTTTTATTATGCTCAGTTAATATATTAGGGGCAGAGTCTGGCAGCTTTGTACAAAACTATGTTaagaaaatctaattatttctGGGAAAACTCTGACATCTTCTTTGACCTTTGATTTTAGCATACTCTACgtcaggggtgcccaaaaggtcgatcgcgaTTGAcatagtgcgggtagatcgcgcaccgttaaaataattaatacatatattcccccaacggtgCCCCCTGAAATTAATTTTTcatgccttgcgcattcacattccctccacCACTCCgtttcgctcccacacacacacacacacacacgtttgcacacacctacagtcagagtcagagcggaggaaatGAGAGGAGTGAACGACGCACCAGcagtgttttgaaatgaaactgGACTTACTGTAGTTTGTAGGTCTTGATGTATGAAGGTTGCTCGTCATCAGAGTCCACAGACTCCTGCTCTACCTGGCAGCTCCTGGGAGAGCAAATTAGATCAAGATTAAAAACATCCACTGAGTCTGAGCTACGTTTAGATTGATAGAATAACTTGATATCCacaatgtgcatgtgttttgggTGCTTTTAGTTAGCAATTTAGTTTATCCAATTTCCCCCCGttgaaatataaagtatttctgattcaaTACACAGAGAAATGTGGCAAACGTTAGAAGAGTATTCCTGTGGAAGCCCAGCGTTAACCTAACCCCACTGGGTTGATTAGGACATGGCCCGCTCAGCAGTCCAGCAatatctatagtatatatataatataatatttacctAGCTCCACTAGTTTTATAAATAGATACTAGTTACATCACACCAGAAACAGACATTTGTTAAATTTGTATTTGCGAGTCAATCTGGAGATCCAGTTGGTTTAACATGTATGATTAATGTGATTaagtcatatttatatatatatatatatatatatattggtttATGTTTTATGTCAGTAGCTCTAAAAACTGTTTTTAGGGTTTGTGTTAAAACCTCAAAGAAAGGTTGTATCCACAGATGTGTTctttatgttacatttaatttcaggtAATGACAAGTAACTGTagcaaatataaagaaatacttttaCAGAGTAaactttttcattaaaaaaaagaaagatatgtGGATAGAAATACGAGGTTAGAAATATTGGTTCAACTGTTTTTTTGGATAATGCTCTGGTTACCTGAACTGAGGATCAGGGTTCAAATGGCAGAACCATTTCTCTGGCAGCTTGGTGCAGTCGATCCCATCAGGGAGTTTGCGCCAGCGCAAACACTCTTCACACTGCACCCAGTTTTGATCTGGTCGCTTCCTGAGGACAAAGTATGAGAGCATGTATGAAGTCAACATGGttagagaaataaatgtg
This portion of the Cottoperca gobio chromosome 21, fCotGob3.1, whole genome shotgun sequence genome encodes:
- the morc3a gene encoding MORC family CW-type zinc finger protein 3a isoform X1; its protein translation is MVFKIQRASLLTVAQMMAAQTDRGVPLSTLCPKYLHTNSTSHTWPFSAIAELIDNAYDPDVSAKHFWIDKTVVKKQECLSFMDNGNGLDNETMHKMLSFGYSDKTTIKGVKPIGMYGNGFKSGSMCLGRDAIVFSKSKSVSCVGMLSQTYLEKIGANQISVPIVCFKRTQNEFGVREEQKASLQDILLYSPFKTQEELLREIESISSHGSTTGTRIIIWNLRSTSTRKTEFDFETDRYDIRIPSDVYETMKDTSQQPDRVTSHNPESFYSLRAYCSILYLKPRMQIIIRGNNVKSQLIAKSLAFVRKDHYKPTFLMSKRIPITFGYNTKSKDQYGIMMYHKNRLIKAYEHVGCQLKANNKGVGVIGVIECYFLEPTHNKQSFMETDKYRKTMTNLGTKLEDYWNEIKFKRKKENPNSTIPVEDIKKRPDQNWVQCEECLRWRKLPDGIDCTKLPEKWFCHLNPDPQFRSCQVEQESVDSDDEQPSYIKTYKLQQREEKNIQEERQKVEETRMQQEVQRLANLSKKKQAKGPLQSVASPSTPTTPRSRFNTVSPRGGAARAASSPLRTSTLSQAACSPSSSDALPIIYSVCSLSEGPLRGKRTRPASPQVTPKRPKVNGFQRGKLDTSNLIDVRPLSSPSVLDDNKEDDTDDDIFIMEIVSSPKPKTSRFDPTKVKTEGEQSDANVGMQLECSDDAAVDDASEMNVGGTGSGAVGASRSRARPSEVTTSTTQTEVSKVKNEEEDHIQNEGEERAGQSTSNQSGRAQTTDVAVSVCNVEQSVNKSESSGAAHRENQGKQTLQNGVTRHLDSDEDAGPSCVGNDPPLYYPGVIEAQEQQDQLLELMKDTAQERDSFKEQVRSLTCQLQDLQSRLQELSPIKVKKEGSDQASQTEETEGGKDYKDLFEKAKQKVDELIKDKEVSLAAAENKPSTSQCKEKEMDEIALQVDYLMRELDQRNNERDELQSQLTSLEEEKANLASQCDELRLSQQQQRENAQERSTTPHGATGSTEGDPQEEGATASSSTDSSSDTSKCLIELRHNIGRLLLSYVPALDLDQVNYECNVIDEILDQVLSNGEFVAPVELRDGATNE